A region of Acidobacteriota bacterium DNA encodes the following proteins:
- the rpsT gene encoding 30S ribosomal protein S20, protein MVQHKSALKEWKKSLKRRMVNKTNKSKLKTQIKKFRKAIEEKNIEVAKKLLKPTFSLIDKTVKKGTIHKNTGSRYKSRLQKSFNSLVSTE, encoded by the coding sequence ATGGTACAGCACAAATCAGCTCTAAAAGAATGGAAAAAGAGTTTAAAAAGAAGAATGGTCAACAAGACAAATAAAAGCAAACTAAAGACCCAGATTAAAAAATTTAGAAAAGCTATTGAAGAAAAAAACATTGAAGTTGCAAAAAAATTGTTAAAGCCAACTTTTTCTTTGATAGATAAAACTGTTAAAAAGGGAACCATCCATAAAAATACAGGATCAAGATATAAGTCAAGATTACAGAAATCATTTAATTCTTTAGTATCTACTGAATGA
- the holA gene encoding DNA polymerase III subunit delta — MIIKEIEKAGPKSCYFLFGNETFLLEKSIEYLKEKFISKEFIEYNFRKFNLKDDNFSDIINFLSSYSFFQSEKKIAVIDIGSSAEMKISREDEIVLKDYLTNPSDFSILVFKAHLTARQIKDTELHSILEKRCRFFEMRPLEIGDIQSLVKERISKEKKDISMEALNYLIDSVGKDICKLMSEVEKILIFIEKKDRIDVEDVESLVEGTRSFEAWELTNSILAENIEKSLKVFNRLIFDGNDLLKIFSYISKGFNNYYRAKLMILNGYNRDEIIKELRITYNKYKFFNSLEKIEMENLMAIQKLLIEADIKLKTTVSSKIMIEKLIIDIIEVGLKS, encoded by the coding sequence TTGATAATTAAGGAAATAGAAAAGGCAGGGCCGAAGAGCTGTTATTTTTTATTTGGAAACGAAACTTTTTTACTTGAGAAAAGTATTGAATATTTAAAAGAAAAGTTCATATCAAAAGAATTTATCGAGTATAATTTTAGAAAATTTAATCTGAAAGACGATAATTTTAGCGATATTATTAATTTTCTTTCATCATATTCTTTTTTTCAATCTGAAAAAAAAATTGCTGTTATTGACATTGGATCTTCTGCTGAAATGAAAATTTCAAGGGAAGATGAAATTGTCCTGAAAGATTATTTAACCAATCCATCTGATTTTTCAATTCTGGTTTTTAAAGCTCATCTTACAGCCAGACAGATAAAAGATACTGAATTGCATTCCATTTTAGAAAAAAGGTGTAGATTTTTTGAAATGAGACCCCTTGAGATAGGAGACATTCAATCTTTGGTAAAAGAAAGGATTTCAAAAGAGAAAAAAGATATCTCAATGGAAGCTTTAAATTATCTAATAGATTCAGTAGGTAAAGATATCTGTAAATTGATGAGTGAAGTTGAAAAGATATTGATCTTTATAGAAAAAAAAGATCGAATTGATGTTGAGGATGTAGAATCTTTAGTTGAAGGAACAAGAAGTTTTGAAGCGTGGGAACTCACAAATTCGATATTAGCTGAGAATATTGAAAAATCATTAAAAGTATTTAATAGATTAATCTTTGATGGAAATGATCTTCTAAAAATATTCAGTTACATATCAAAAGGATTTAACAACTATTACAGAGCAAAGTTAATGATATTGAATGGATACAATCGGGATGAAATAATAAAGGAATTGAGAATTACCTATAATAAGTATAAATTTTTTAATTCGCTCGAAAAGATTGAGATGGAAAATTTAATGGCGATTCAAAAGCTTTTAATTGAAGCTGATATAAAATTGAAGACAACGGTATCCTCAAAGATTATGATTGAAAAATTGATAATTGATATTATTGAAGTTGGATTAAAGAGTTAG
- the lptE gene encoding LPS assembly lipoprotein LptE, with the protein MKKKILLFCIILFTVLWYHCGYRLSGTGAFLPPYIKKICIPIFKNNTQRFEIDQILTSSVTDEMAKRGNFQVVGSEEASDATLYGEIIEFNVYPTAFGSDSRARKFGVIITAKVILKDLKTGKEIFASSNYQFRDEYDIKEGMDFFTLETEVINKISQDFAKSIVSTILEGF; encoded by the coding sequence ATGAAAAAAAAGATTTTATTATTTTGTATAATCTTGTTTACAGTGCTATGGTATCACTGTGGATATAGATTGTCAGGAACTGGAGCTTTTCTTCCACCATACATAAAAAAAATTTGCATACCCATCTTTAAAAATAACACCCAGAGGTTTGAAATAGATCAGATATTGACATCCTCTGTTACAGATGAAATGGCAAAAAGGGGAAACTTTCAGGTTGTCGGCTCTGAAGAAGCGTCTGATGCTACCCTATATGGAGAAATTATTGAATTCAATGTTTATCCTACTGCGTTTGGCTCTGATTCTCGTGCAAGAAAATTTGGCGTTATCATAACTGCAAAAGTAATATTAAAAGATCTCAAGACAGGAAAAGAAATTTTTGCAAGTTCAAATTATCAATTCAGAGATGAGTATGATATTAAAGAAGGAATGGATTTTTTCACCCTTGAAACAGAGGTTATAAATAAAATCTCTCAGGATTTTGCAAAAAGTATTGTTAGTACAATTTTAGAAGGTTTTTGA
- the leuS gene encoding leucine--tRNA ligase, which yields MKTYDFKSIESKWQKIWVEERVFEPEKHSKKPKYYCLEMFPYPSGWGIHMGHARNYVIGDVISRFRRMRGFNVLHPIGWDAFGLPAENAAIKHGIHPKEWTEKNIIYMKHQLKKLGISYSWEREINTSSPEYYRWNQWIFLKMFEKGLSYKKKSWVNWCPRCETVLANEQVINGKCWRCESDVEMKELSQWFLKITDYAEELYLGHELLEDWLEKVLTMQKNWIGRSKGSLVDFPVKDSNEKITVFTTRLDTIYGATFLVLSPEHPFVDKIIKENASNEIYGWCERIIREIKSKKPYEEIEKEGVFSGKMAINPFSREEIPVWIANYVLMEYGTGAIMAVPAHDRRDFEFAKKYSLKIKKVIKADGSDEDAIEEADERMGILINSEEFSGMDSNSAINTMNEYLKEKKLGKEQITHKIRDWGISRQRYWGTPIPIIYCERCGIVPVKYEDLPVLLPEDISFSQKGGSPLEKSEKFINTECYKCGGKARRETDTMDTFFDSSWYYLRYISPEEKEYLFNISEVDYWMPVDMYIGGIEHAILHLIYSRFFTKVLRDLNLLKIHEPFPKLLSQGMVTLGGFAMSKSRGNVVAPDEIIDRYGADTLRSYILFSSPPDKDMEWSGKALEGCYRFLNKAWRLVIENIEIFSEKEEFSYEEMEESGKKIIRETHKTIKYITENLEKRLHFNTAVSKLMEFLNSLMDEEENLRDSASGRHSLRFAIRNLILLLSPFAPHVSEEMWEASGEKKCLCFTSWPSYEERFTVEKLITVVVQVNGKVRGRMEVNQGLSEKDIRNEVEKNARIMNFLDGKKIKKIVWIPDRIINYVTE from the coding sequence ATGAAGACATATGACTTTAAATCGATAGAATCCAAATGGCAGAAAATATGGGTAGAAGAAAGAGTATTTGAGCCTGAAAAACATTCGAAAAAACCCAAATATTATTGTCTCGAGATGTTTCCATATCCTTCAGGATGGGGAATACATATGGGACATGCAAGAAATTATGTAATCGGTGATGTAATTTCGAGATTCAGGAGAATGAGGGGGTTTAATGTCCTTCATCCGATAGGGTGGGATGCTTTTGGGCTTCCAGCAGAAAATGCAGCCATAAAACATGGAATTCATCCTAAAGAATGGACAGAGAAAAATATAATTTATATGAAACACCAGTTAAAAAAACTTGGAATAAGTTATTCATGGGAAAGAGAGATAAACACTTCTTCTCCAGAATATTACAGATGGAATCAGTGGATTTTTTTAAAAATGTTTGAAAAAGGTCTGTCATATAAGAAAAAATCATGGGTGAACTGGTGCCCTAGATGCGAGACTGTTCTTGCAAATGAGCAGGTTATAAATGGAAAGTGCTGGAGATGTGAGTCCGATGTTGAGATGAAGGAGTTGTCACAATGGTTTTTGAAAATCACCGATTATGCTGAGGAGCTTTATCTTGGACATGAATTATTGGAAGATTGGCTGGAGAAAGTTCTGACGATGCAGAAGAACTGGATTGGAAGGAGTAAAGGTTCTCTTGTGGATTTTCCAGTTAAAGATTCCAATGAGAAAATTACTGTATTTACCACACGGCTGGATACTATATATGGAGCGACTTTTCTCGTTCTTTCTCCTGAGCATCCTTTTGTGGATAAAATTATAAAAGAAAATGCATCAAATGAAATCTATGGATGGTGCGAGAGAATTATAAGGGAAATAAAAAGTAAAAAACCGTATGAAGAGATTGAGAAAGAAGGAGTTTTTTCAGGAAAGATGGCAATCAACCCTTTTTCAAGAGAGGAGATTCCAGTCTGGATTGCAAATTATGTTCTTATGGAATATGGAACAGGTGCTATAATGGCAGTTCCAGCTCATGACAGGAGAGATTTTGAATTTGCAAAAAAATATTCTTTGAAAATAAAAAAAGTAATTAAAGCTGATGGTTCTGATGAAGATGCCATAGAAGAAGCTGATGAGAGAATGGGAATTCTTATAAATTCAGAAGAATTCTCAGGAATGGATTCAAATTCTGCCATTAACACGATGAACGAATATTTAAAAGAAAAAAAATTGGGTAAAGAACAGATCACACACAAAATAAGGGATTGGGGCATCTCGAGACAGAGATACTGGGGTACTCCAATTCCGATAATTTATTGTGAGAGATGCGGAATAGTTCCAGTTAAATATGAGGATCTTCCAGTTTTACTTCCTGAAGATATAAGTTTTTCTCAGAAAGGAGGCTCTCCATTAGAAAAGTCAGAAAAGTTTATAAACACAGAATGTTATAAATGTGGAGGGAAGGCAAGAAGGGAAACCGACACGATGGATACTTTTTTCGACTCCTCATGGTATTATTTAAGATATATATCTCCTGAAGAGAAGGAATATTTATTTAATATAAGCGAAGTGGATTACTGGATGCCAGTGGATATGTATATCGGAGGAATTGAACATGCAATTCTCCACCTGATATATTCAAGGTTCTTCACAAAAGTATTGAGAGATTTAAACCTGTTAAAGATACATGAACCATTTCCGAAGCTTTTATCTCAGGGAATGGTAACATTGGGAGGTTTTGCCATGTCCAAATCAAGAGGAAATGTTGTTGCTCCCGATGAAATAATTGATAGATATGGAGCTGATACTCTCAGGAGTTACATTCTGTTCTCTTCTCCTCCTGATAAAGACATGGAATGGAGTGGTAAGGCTCTCGAGGGATGTTACAGATTTTTGAACAAAGCTTGGAGATTGGTGATTGAAAATATCGAAATTTTTTCAGAAAAAGAGGAGTTTTCTTACGAAGAAATGGAAGAATCAGGTAAAAAAATAATAAGGGAAACTCATAAAACTATAAAATACATAACCGAAAATTTAGAAAAAAGACTCCATTTTAACACAGCGGTAAGTAAATTGATGGAATTTCTAAACAGCCTAATGGATGAAGAGGAGAATTTGAGAGATTCAGCTTCAGGAAGACATTCTTTGAGGTTTGCAATAAGAAATCTCATACTGCTTCTTTCTCCTTTTGCTCCCCATGTATCAGAAGAAATGTGGGAAGCAAGTGGAGAAAAGAAGTGCCTCTGCTTTACATCATGGCCTTCTTATGAGGAAAGATTTACAGTGGAAAAATTAATCACAGTTGTTGTCCAGGTGAATGGAAAAGTTAGGGGAAGGATGGAAGTAAATCAGGGACTTTCAGAGAAAGACATAAGAAATGAGGTAGAGAAAAATGCCAGAATAATGAATTTTTTAGATGGCAAAAAGATTAAAAAGATTGTGTGGATTCCTGATAGAATCATAAATTATGTGACTGAATAA
- the efp gene encoding elongation factor P, translating into MISATQLRKGMTIRIENDFFKILEVTHLTPGNKHGMIITKLRNLKDGTSIEYRFRSKDVVEKPYLQKVEMEYLYKIDNIYVFIKNDTWEEIHLSEEILGEAVNCLVPNVKFYVELWEGNPVGIEPPKTVDLKVVSTEPNLKGATKASSTKPATLETGLVVQVPFFVEEGDVVRISTEDNSYLERSEIK; encoded by the coding sequence TTGATAAGTGCAACGCAATTAAGAAAAGGAATGACAATCAGAATAGAAAACGATTTTTTCAAAATTTTAGAGGTAACACATCTAACCCCTGGAAATAAACATGGAATGATAATAACAAAATTGAGAAATCTAAAGGATGGAACATCAATTGAATACAGATTCAGATCAAAAGATGTGGTAGAAAAACCTTACCTTCAAAAAGTAGAAATGGAATATCTCTATAAAATTGATAATATCTATGTTTTTATAAAAAATGATACCTGGGAAGAGATCCATTTATCTGAGGAAATTCTCGGCGAAGCAGTTAATTGTTTAGTCCCTAACGTTAAATTTTATGTTGAGTTGTGGGAAGGAAATCCTGTTGGAATTGAGCCTCCAAAAACAGTGGATTTAAAAGTTGTATCCACTGAGCCAAATCTAAAGGGAGCAACCAAAGCCTCCTCAACAAAACCAGCTACTCTGGAGACAGGGCTGGTAGTTCAAGTTCCTTTTTTTGTTGAAGAGGGCGATGTAGTTAGAATATCTACCGAAGATAATTCTTATCTTGAAAGGTCTGAGATAAAATAA
- a CDS encoding WD40 repeat domain-containing protein, whose product MKKLGFFILNLFFFSILSFSVITSQWIKEGKDELIKGKFNGVSLSEEGYIVLSVKEEKITTLSEDFFFSIALDSKENIYLGTGHGGKIYKIGRDGKSSLFFTASELDVFSLTVDKQDYVYAATSPNGKIYKLSPEGKAEVFFDPEEKYIWKLDFDSKGNLYAAVGERGGIYRIDKKGSGKLLFQPNEDHILSLIINERDEIFAGSGGKGVIYKIFPEGKTSVIYDTDFPEVKALVFDNRGNLWAGASGKEKKLEKISPELKKISETEIIPSFSIEVTTSASQEKLIPPVKIDKEQKSALYKIKPEGIVDEIWSSREEMIFSTCFDKKTNKILFGTGNKGRIYSVDKDGKVSLVLQKDSEQIFEIICPFSQSLFITDNPANVYKIDSAQRLEGEFLSEVLGSSIISSWGKIKWDGEFPAGTSVEIFSRTGNSEDPDNTWSDWSPPYKNSAGENILSPRNRYFQFKATIKSDSTNKTPVLRKVIIFYLQSNVSPLIKTITLFPPNEVYPKPLSFDEEIWGYEGEKVSLREKREGLIPTIVTKPYGKKLYKKGFQTVSWEATDSNGDELIYRILIKEEMDKEWRILKENLKDNTMAFDTLSFEEGNYQLKIVVSDLPSNPAGSEMKSEKVSAYFIIDNNPPSVENFLIKGQGGNKKEISFVGKDTFSAIKKVEYSLDFMNWNIIFPVDGINDSSIEEYRFTVVAPASNGFITVKVTDYLDNVGVIRKSL is encoded by the coding sequence ATGAAAAAATTAGGCTTTTTTATTTTAAATCTATTTTTCTTTTCAATTTTGTCTTTTTCTGTTATCACTTCTCAATGGATCAAAGAAGGAAAAGATGAGTTAATAAAAGGTAAATTTAATGGAGTTTCTTTATCAGAAGAAGGATACATAGTCTTATCGGTCAAGGAGGAGAAGATCACCACTCTCTCAGAGGATTTCTTCTTCTCAATAGCCCTTGATTCGAAAGAAAATATTTATTTAGGGACCGGTCATGGAGGCAAGATTTATAAAATTGGACGCGATGGAAAATCATCTCTTTTTTTCACTGCATCAGAACTGGATGTATTTTCGCTTACCGTTGATAAACAGGATTATGTATATGCAGCCACTTCTCCGAATGGAAAGATATACAAATTATCTCCTGAGGGAAAGGCTGAAGTTTTTTTTGATCCAGAAGAGAAATATATATGGAAGTTAGATTTTGATTCAAAGGGAAATCTGTATGCTGCTGTGGGTGAAAGAGGAGGAATTTACAGAATTGATAAGAAAGGCAGCGGAAAATTATTATTTCAACCCAATGAAGACCATATTCTTTCATTGATAATTAATGAGAGGGATGAAATTTTTGCAGGTAGTGGTGGAAAAGGAGTTATATATAAGATATTCCCTGAAGGCAAAACATCTGTTATCTATGATACAGATTTTCCTGAAGTAAAAGCCCTTGTATTTGATAATAGAGGAAATTTATGGGCAGGAGCGAGTGGAAAAGAAAAAAAATTGGAAAAAATATCTCCTGAGCTGAAAAAAATTTCTGAGACTGAAATAATTCCTTCATTCTCAATTGAAGTTACGACAAGTGCTTCTCAGGAAAAATTAATCCCACCAGTTAAGATTGATAAAGAACAAAAAAGTGCTCTTTATAAAATTAAACCAGAAGGAATTGTGGATGAGATTTGGTCTTCCAGAGAAGAAATGATTTTTTCTACATGTTTTGACAAGAAAACGAATAAAATTTTATTCGGCACCGGAAATAAAGGAAGGATTTATTCTGTGGATAAAGATGGTAAAGTTTCTTTAGTTCTCCAAAAAGATTCTGAACAAATATTTGAGATAATCTGCCCATTTAGCCAGTCTTTATTTATTACAGATAATCCAGCTAATGTGTACAAAATAGATTCCGCCCAGAGGCTTGAAGGCGAGTTTTTATCTGAAGTTCTTGGCTCTTCGATCATCTCTTCGTGGGGAAAAATTAAATGGGATGGAGAATTTCCAGCCGGAACATCCGTAGAGATATTTTCCAGAACAGGTAATTCGGAAGATCCGGATAATACCTGGAGTGATTGGTCACCTCCTTATAAAAACTCTGCAGGAGAAAATATATTGAGTCCTCGAAACAGATATTTTCAATTTAAAGCAACTATCAAATCAGATTCTACTAATAAAACTCCTGTGTTGAGAAAAGTGATAATTTTCTATCTTCAGAGCAATGTAAGTCCTCTCATAAAGACAATAACGCTTTTTCCACCAAATGAAGTATACCCGAAGCCACTATCTTTTGATGAAGAAATATGGGGATATGAGGGAGAAAAAGTTTCACTTAGAGAGAAAAGAGAAGGGTTGATTCCTACAATTGTAACAAAGCCTTACGGAAAAAAGCTTTATAAAAAAGGATTCCAGACTGTATCATGGGAAGCAACAGATTCAAACGGTGATGAGTTAATTTATAGGATTCTGATCAAAGAGGAAATGGATAAGGAATGGAGAATTCTTAAGGAAAATCTAAAAGATAACACAATGGCTTTCGATACTTTATCTTTCGAGGAGGGTAATTATCAACTAAAAATTGTAGTTTCAGACCTTCCATCAAACCCGGCTGGAAGTGAAATGAAATCAGAGAAGGTAAGCGCTTATTTTATTATTGATAATAATCCTCCCTCTGTAGAAAATTTTTTGATAAAAGGCCAAGGAGGGAATAAAAAGGAAATTTCATTTGTTGGAAAAGATACATTTTCTGCAATAAAGAAGGTTGAATATTCCCTTGACTTTATGAATTGGAACATAATTTTTCCTGTTGATGGAATAAATGATTCTTCGATAGAAGAATACAGATTTACAGTGGTTGCCCCAGCCAGCAATGGGTTTATTACAGTGAAAGTAACTGATTACTTAGACAACGTAGGTGTTATACGAAAATCTCTTTAA
- a CDS encoding SpoIVB peptidase S55 domain-containing protein, producing the protein MKKLFLSTILIPFLLQSSSIMSLKDVKPGMVGKGKTVFEGRKIETFDVEIVGILKNVFPNQSLIIANLKGDMAQKAGVVSGMSGSPVYIEDKLIGSISYSFPWAKDSIAGITPIEEMIEVSKEPEIKKSFSALNIPLKKYLNFEDFKSMFNILNPEISFNYKGNVFYSLPVPLSISNASNRLMEKLNEFSSSLRFIPVNAGISANAVDFGNLSSLEEGQAIAVQIVKGDLDISAVGTVTHVDGEKVYAFGHPLFNLGGVEFPMAEGEILAVVPKLDTSFKLSTSGKTIGVFNQDRFNGVFGIIGKVPSLIPLKIELVKENGKEKSYNFEIVNNKLLAPFFTFVTILNTVEIVSKSLGDISYSLRGEVFLEEGKSVKIEDYFSGEGKESIENISILPAAVLYYLMNNEFKDVKISKVNLKIGVEESIEIAKLERIWVEENEVKPNQRLKIRVFFRTWRGDIKEEEAQISIPNFEPDTPFEIIVGDAETLTQYEIKEYRGGEMPRSLELLIRALNNIRKNNRIYFKLRTKKHSLFFRGEEFSNVPSLINEVISSTRLSISPVDLNFSTVREYQLPIDFVFKGFAKIPLRVKK; encoded by the coding sequence ATGAAAAAATTATTTTTATCAACAATTTTAATTCCCTTTCTTCTCCAGAGCTCTTCTATTATGTCCCTAAAAGATGTAAAGCCAGGAATGGTAGGAAAAGGAAAGACTGTTTTTGAAGGGAGAAAAATTGAAACATTTGATGTAGAAATTGTAGGTATCCTTAAAAATGTTTTCCCAAATCAGAGTCTTATAATTGCAAACCTCAAAGGAGATATGGCACAGAAAGCAGGGGTTGTCTCAGGGATGAGCGGAAGCCCTGTGTACATTGAAGATAAATTAATAGGTTCGATTTCTTATTCTTTTCCATGGGCAAAAGATTCAATAGCAGGAATTACCCCTATAGAAGAAATGATAGAGGTCTCAAAAGAGCCTGAAATAAAAAAATCTTTTTCTGCTTTAAATATTCCATTAAAAAAATACCTCAATTTTGAGGATTTTAAATCGATGTTCAATATTCTAAATCCAGAAATTTCATTTAACTATAAAGGAAATGTTTTTTATTCATTGCCAGTGCCATTATCCATTTCAAATGCTTCAAATAGATTAATGGAAAAACTAAATGAATTCTCAAGCTCTCTGAGATTTATACCTGTAAATGCAGGAATCTCAGCGAATGCAGTTGATTTCGGAAATCTCTCAAGCCTTGAAGAAGGTCAGGCGATAGCAGTCCAGATAGTAAAAGGGGATTTGGACATCAGTGCGGTTGGAACTGTTACCCATGTGGATGGGGAAAAGGTATATGCATTCGGACATCCTTTATTTAATTTAGGAGGAGTTGAGTTTCCAATGGCTGAAGGAGAAATACTTGCAGTAGTTCCAAAACTTGATACTTCATTTAAACTTTCCACTTCAGGAAAGACAATAGGTGTTTTCAATCAAGATAGATTTAATGGTGTTTTTGGGATTATTGGTAAAGTTCCTTCATTGATTCCCTTGAAAATTGAGTTAGTGAAAGAAAATGGAAAAGAGAAAAGTTACAATTTCGAAATTGTTAACAATAAATTATTAGCTCCATTTTTTACATTTGTTACCATTTTGAATACAGTAGAAATTGTATCGAAATCTTTAGGAGATATTTCTTATTCTTTGAGGGGAGAGGTCTTCTTAGAAGAAGGGAAGAGCGTAAAAATTGAAGACTATTTTAGCGGAGAAGGAAAAGAGTCAATCGAGAATATTTCGATACTTCCTGCTGCAGTTTTATATTATTTAATGAACAATGAATTTAAGGATGTTAAAATTTCAAAAGTTAATCTTAAAATTGGGGTTGAGGAGTCGATTGAAATAGCGAAACTGGAGAGAATATGGGTTGAAGAGAACGAAGTTAAACCAAATCAAAGACTGAAAATAAGAGTATTTTTTCGAACCTGGAGAGGGGATATAAAAGAAGAGGAAGCTCAAATTTCTATCCCGAACTTTGAACCTGACACTCCTTTTGAGATTATAGTGGGAGATGCTGAGACTTTAACTCAGTATGAGATAAAGGAGTACCGGGGAGGAGAGATGCCCAGAAGTCTTGAACTTTTGATAAGAGCTTTAAACAATATTAGAAAGAACAACAGAATATATTTCAAGCTAAGGACAAAAAAACATTCTTTATTTTTCAGGGGTGAAGAGTTTTCAAATGTTCCGAGCCTTATAAATGAAGTCATTTCTTCAACCCGACTATCGATATCCCCGGTTGATTTGAATTTTTCGACTGTTAGAGAGTATCAACTTCCAATTGATTTTGTGTTTAAAGGTTTCGCAAAAATTCCCTTGAGAGTAAAAAAGTGA
- a CDS encoding GyrI-like domain-containing protein yields MKQAKLDLTKEYKAYYTAKTTPEIIDIEERQSLIVEGKGAPGGDEFQAKVGALYSLTYGIKMLMKKEGKDFTVAKLEGQWWVDFDKPYTEVPREEWKWKLLIRQPEFLTSEIVEKAKQEVIKKKKIDLVNEVKFEKMKEGRCVQILHIGPYSTEQESLTKMYELMEKEDLVKNGLHHEIYLVSTGRSGKVPEEKWRTILRQPVKKK; encoded by the coding sequence ATGAAACAAGCAAAACTTGATTTAACAAAGGAGTATAAAGCATATTACACCGCAAAAACAACACCAGAAATTATTGATATCGAAGAAAGGCAATCCTTAATTGTTGAAGGGAAAGGTGCTCCTGGTGGAGATGAATTTCAAGCCAAGGTTGGTGCTCTATATTCTCTTACCTACGGAATCAAAATGCTGATGAAAAAAGAAGGCAAGGATTTTACAGTTGCAAAATTAGAAGGGCAGTGGTGGGTAGATTTTGATAAACCATATACAGAAGTTCCTCGTGAAGAATGGAAATGGAAACTTCTAATTCGTCAGCCTGAATTTTTAACATCTGAAATCGTTGAAAAAGCAAAGCAGGAAGTTATAAAGAAGAAAAAGATAGATTTGGTAAACGAGGTCAAGTTTGAAAAGATGAAAGAAGGCAGATGCGTTCAGATATTGCATATTGGTCCTTATTCTACAGAACAAGAATCTTTGACAAAGATGTACGAATTAATGGAAAAAGAAGATCTTGTTAAAAACGGACTACATCATGAAATCTATTTGGTTAGCACAGGCCGCTCAGGAAAAGTCCCAGAAGAAAAATGGAGGACAATTTTAAGACAACCTGTAAAGAAAAAGTAA
- a CDS encoding Mov34/MPN/PAD-1 family protein produces the protein MKKRIESTDSKRKIVYIKERAFLAMILSVIEVYKKESIGLLLGYSSPDEFIVEYAIPYQTAETTFSKAEPKLKAFERMSNLLQNLPVKVIGDYHSHTEFGKSKAKAIPSGEDIADMSPDKIHLILAVNAAEKNRKWNHHSNGSISGTFGNYEITIAAATLYKQNRYNKLKIICPSATGI, from the coding sequence ATGAAAAAAAGGATTGAATCCACGGATTCGAAAAGAAAAATTGTTTACATAAAAGAAAGAGCATTTTTAGCTATGATACTTTCGGTAATTGAGGTTTACAAAAAAGAATCCATAGGTCTTCTTCTTGGATATTCCTCTCCAGATGAATTTATCGTTGAATATGCCATACCATATCAGACTGCAGAAACTACATTTTCAAAAGCAGAGCCGAAATTGAAAGCTTTTGAAAGAATGTCAAACCTTCTTCAGAATCTTCCTGTAAAGGTTATCGGAGACTACCATTCTCATACAGAATTTGGGAAAAGCAAAGCAAAGGCGATTCCCAGTGGAGAGGATATTGCAGATATGAGTCCAGATAAAATACATCTTATTCTAGCTGTTAATGCAGCTGAGAAAAATAGAAAATGGAATCATCATTCCAATGGAAGTATTTCAGGAACATTTGGAAATTATGAAATTACAATTGCTGCTGCAACCCTTTACAAACAGAATAGATACAATAAATTAAAAATAATATGTCCCTCAGCTACAGGAATATAA
- the ndk gene encoding nucleoside-diphosphate kinase, giving the protein MERTLAIIKPDAVEKESIGKIINRIESEKFKIVGMKMVKITEDKAEKFYWVHHQKPFFRSLVKFISSGEIVVLVLERENAINHWREVMGDTDPATAKIGTIRKEIGSSIERNAVHGSDSLETAKEEIDFFFNELEVF; this is encoded by the coding sequence GTGGAAAGAACTCTTGCGATTATAAAGCCTGATGCAGTTGAGAAAGAAAGTATTGGAAAAATTATAAACAGAATTGAAAGCGAAAAGTTCAAGATCGTAGGTATGAAAATGGTTAAAATTACAGAAGATAAAGCTGAAAAATTTTACTGGGTTCATCATCAAAAACCCTTTTTTAGGAGCCTGGTTAAATTTATTTCTTCAGGCGAGATAGTGGTTCTTGTGCTTGAGAGAGAAAATGCAATCAATCATTGGAGAGAAGTTATGGGTGATACTGACCCAGCAACAGCAAAAATAGGAACAATAAGAAAAGAGATCGGTTCTTCAATCGAAAGAAATGCAGTGCATGGTTCTGACAGCCTTGAGACCGCAAAGGAAGAAATAGATTTCTTTTTTAATGAATTAGAAGTATTTTAA